The following are from one region of the Capsicum annuum cultivar UCD-10X-F1 chromosome 1, UCD10Xv1.1, whole genome shotgun sequence genome:
- the LOC107868934 gene encoding uncharacterized protein LOC107868934 isoform X4 translates to MLLVQEILKKQDKKEMEEDVIGDADRCPFQSCKSCCAKAQNPCVIHVLKGGSTLPEKLPASGSPVVDQQSTEPSHSGSHRTASLRQLSSNFAQFNNLQTPLRSRRPLTRKDAQVINEWRFMKLKEYRDNNIAAENEAFDRYMQNVGLLEEVFAVNSSEDEENEDGSTEDDNEAMINRVKLQLRSDPTRIENTRKRMQYVIDQGLRKLRKLDSGDNATDLSDLDALGRKKKVKTAEAEHVMAFTELIDKLNKARNEEDLKACWEMKSQLFNQPKKENQTESEDAEAPIEQSLKDSVPPTMPWGHPPPKWFSTTTVDDEELCRINAEFDSLEDIEEL, encoded by the exons aaattttgaagaaacaGGATAAGAAAGAAATGGAGGAAGATGTCATTGGTGATGCAGACAG GTGTCCATTCCAGTCATGCAAAAGCTGCTGCGCAAAAGCGCAAAATCCCTGTGTTATACATG TTCTGAAAGGTGGTTCGACTCTTCCAGAAAAGTTACCAGCTTCTGGGTCTCCTGTGGTGGACCAGCAATCCACTGAACCATCTCACTCTGG CTCGCACAGAACTGCTTCACTTCGTCAACTTTCCTCCAATTTTGCACAGTTCAATAATTTGCAGACCCCACTAAGGTCGAGGAGGCCACTGACCAGAAAG GATGCACAAGTCATAAACGAATGGAGGTTTATGAAGTTAAAGGAATACAGGGACAACAACATTGCAGCTGAAAATGAAGCTTTTGATCGGTACATGCAGAATGTTGGTCTATTAGAGGAGGTGTTTGCTGTGAATTCTTCAGAGGATGAGGAGAATGAGGATGGTTCAACAGAAGATGATAATGAGGCAATGATAAACCGTGTGAAGTTACAGCTTAGATCAGATCCAACTAGAATAGAGAATACCAGAAAGAGGATGCAATATGTTATAGATCAGGGGTTGAGGAAGCTGAGGAAGTTGGATTCAGGCGacaatgctactgaccttagtgATCTAGATGCACTTGGCAGAAAAAAAAAGGTCAAGACTGCTGAAGCTGAGCATGTCATGGCATTCACTGAGCTTATCGATAAGTTGAATAAAGCTCGAAATGAGGAAGACCTGAAAGCTTGCTGGGAGATGAAATCCCAGCTGTTTAACCAacctaaaaaagaaaaccaaacGGAGTCTGAAGATGCAGAGGCACCCATTGAGCAGAGTTTGAAAGATAGTGTCCCACCAACAATGCCATGGGGTCATCCTCCACCCAAGTGGTTTAGCACAACTACTGTTGATGATGAAGAACTTTGTCGAATTAACGCAGAGTTTGATTCACTTGAGGATATAGAAGAACTGTAA
- the LOC107868934 gene encoding uncharacterized protein LOC107868934 isoform X3 gives MLLVQEILKKQDKKEMEEDVIGDADRCPFQSCKSCCAKAQNPCVIHVLKGGSTLPEKLPASGSPVVDQQSTEPSHSGSSHRTASLRQLSSNFAQFNNLQTPLRSRRPLTRKDAQVINEWRFMKLKEYRDNNIAAENEAFDRYMQNVGLLEEVFAVNSSEDEENEDGSTEDDNEAMINRVKLQLRSDPTRIENTRKRMQYVIDQGLRKLRKLDSGDNATDLSDLDALGRKKKVKTAEAEHVMAFTELIDKLNKARNEEDLKACWEMKSQLFNQPKKENQTESEDAEAPIEQSLKDSVPPTMPWGHPPPKWFSTTTVDDEELCRINAEFDSLEDIEEL, from the exons aaattttgaagaaacaGGATAAGAAAGAAATGGAGGAAGATGTCATTGGTGATGCAGACAG GTGTCCATTCCAGTCATGCAAAAGCTGCTGCGCAAAAGCGCAAAATCCCTGTGTTATACATG TTCTGAAAGGTGGTTCGACTCTTCCAGAAAAGTTACCAGCTTCTGGGTCTCCTGTGGTGGACCAGCAATCCACTGAACCATCTCACTCTGG GAGCTCGCACAGAACTGCTTCACTTCGTCAACTTTCCTCCAATTTTGCACAGTTCAATAATTTGCAGACCCCACTAAGGTCGAGGAGGCCACTGACCAGAAAG GATGCACAAGTCATAAACGAATGGAGGTTTATGAAGTTAAAGGAATACAGGGACAACAACATTGCAGCTGAAAATGAAGCTTTTGATCGGTACATGCAGAATGTTGGTCTATTAGAGGAGGTGTTTGCTGTGAATTCTTCAGAGGATGAGGAGAATGAGGATGGTTCAACAGAAGATGATAATGAGGCAATGATAAACCGTGTGAAGTTACAGCTTAGATCAGATCCAACTAGAATAGAGAATACCAGAAAGAGGATGCAATATGTTATAGATCAGGGGTTGAGGAAGCTGAGGAAGTTGGATTCAGGCGacaatgctactgaccttagtgATCTAGATGCACTTGGCAGAAAAAAAAAGGTCAAGACTGCTGAAGCTGAGCATGTCATGGCATTCACTGAGCTTATCGATAAGTTGAATAAAGCTCGAAATGAGGAAGACCTGAAAGCTTGCTGGGAGATGAAATCCCAGCTGTTTAACCAacctaaaaaagaaaaccaaacGGAGTCTGAAGATGCAGAGGCACCCATTGAGCAGAGTTTGAAAGATAGTGTCCCACCAACAATGCCATGGGGTCATCCTCCACCCAAGTGGTTTAGCACAACTACTGTTGATGATGAAGAACTTTGTCGAATTAACGCAGAGTTTGATTCACTTGAGGATATAGAAGAACTGTAA